In a genomic window of Drosophila takahashii strain IR98-3 E-12201 chromosome 3L, DtakHiC1v2, whole genome shotgun sequence:
- the Gbs-76A gene encoding glycogen-binding subunit 76A — protein sequence MNDPGDIPLAHTGTPDGRPPCSIISIIPTIGMSSCRGRAEAFARSLSSKLRTLGSQTTEEGEGNAEDEPIINGTSTNTWVNSHDSEQTVTDLQPLRHESDSFFDFDCELESPGSPVDECEYLRLIETASNTPHNSTAESGYACASMASSHSSSTDGPYFDASASASASASASTSTAAAAQDQKLPASELKEYVNTLQLNGRHGLVNGVQEEQLSGQDVAQEDEAFLQAQILSELQQHSISLRTEEQTKPEMEQLSNGHLEEVEDMELKEVLEVAGTTNRAPEAVSTERAHKEVPHEEVTSTDRAAEVTPYDRVQRESTQERVQEEMPYERVQEEIPNDRVQEKTSNERIQEESSNDRAEEETSYKSPTESSLERTPTEEASSPDRTVQETRVVELSPDSGVDETDKSASNLTVNVDLAQIEQAKQDATEAVEKSGAHSHGIDTTDDEDDCRPQRIRRCSSLKTGKTPPGTPGRKKIVRFADVLGLDLADVKTFLDEIPTIPKSAFEDLEILESEPPLQLGPKSDKLLMPLFQQPGGLPKFLDAVREKQVSLENAAVSDNINQTISGSVRVRNLDFHKSVHIRYSLDGWRSYADLQANYVENSCDGFSDIFTFVLFGNSLHVGQRLEFAVRFQCKGQQFWDNNYGANYCFQCLPSSTHTTGSSTASPPSVATGPVTSGHSASLVGMLSPTAGDAWCSSFY from the exons ATGAACGATCCCGGCGATATACCACTAGCACACACGGGTACTCCGGACGGCAGGCCGCCCTGCAGCATTATCTCCATCATACCAACCATAGGAATGTCCTCATGTCGTGGAAGAGCCGAGGCATTCGCACGGAGTCTGTCCTCCAAGCTACGCACCTTGGGATCTCAG ACAACCGAGGAGGGTGAGGGCAATGCGGAGGATGAGCCAATCATTAATGGAACCAGCACGAACACGTGGGTTAATTCCCACGACTCGGAGCAGACGGTGACCGATCTGCAGCCACTTCGCCATGAGTCCGACTCCTTCTTCGACTTCGACTGCGAGCTGGAGTCGCCGGGGAGCCCGGTGGACGAGTGCGAGTACCTGCGCCTGATCGAAACCGCCTCGAATACGCCGCACAACTCAACGGCGGAATCGGGCTATGCCTGCGCTTCAATGGCCAGCAgtcacagcagcagcaccgaTGGTCCCTACTTCGATGCTTCCGCCTCGGCTTCGGCTTCGGCTTCGGCTTCCACATCCACAGCTGCAGCTGCCCAGGACCAAAAGCTGCCAGCCTCGGAACTCAAGGAGTATGTGAATACCCTACAATTAAATGGAAGGCATGGCCTGGTCAATGGAgtgcaggaggagcagctgtcTGGCCAGGATGTTGCTCAGGAGGACGAGGCCTTCCTACAGGCCCAGATACTCAGTGAACTCCAGCAACATAGCATCAGTTTGCGGACCGAGGAACAGACGAAGCCCGAAATGGAGCAGCTCAGCAATGGGCATCTCGAGGAAGTGGAGGACATGGAACTGAAGGAAGTCCTGGAGGTAGCTGGTACTACGAACAGAGCTCCAGAGGCGGTCTCCACTGAAAGAGCACATAAAGAAGTGCCACATGAAGAGGTAACCTCTACGGACAGAGCCGCAGAGGTAACCCCTTACGATAGAGTTCAAAGGGAAAGCACCCAGGAGAGGGTGCAAGAAGAGATGCCCTACGAGAGAGTTCAAGAAGAGATCCCTAACGACAGAGTCCAAGAGAAAACCTCCAACGAGAGGATTCAAGAGGAATCCTCCAACGACAGAGCCGAGGAGGAAACCTCCTACAAATCGCCCACAGAATCCTCCCTTGAAAGAACGCCCACAGAGGAAGCCTCCTCCCCCGACAGGACCGTTCAGGAAACCAGAGTCGTGGAACTCTCGCCGGATAGTGGTGTGGATGAGACGGACAAATCGGCCAGCAATCTCACCGTAAACGTGGACCTGGCCCAAATAGAACAGGCCAAACAGGATGCCACCGAAGCTGTGGAAAAGAGTGGTGCCCACAGTCATGGCATTGATACCACAGATGACGAAGACGATTGCAGACCCCAGCGCATCAGGCGTTGTTCCTCACTTAAGACGGGAAAGACCCCGCCAGGAACTCCGGGCCGCAAGAAGATCGTGAGGTTCGCCGACGTTCTCGGGCTGGATCTGGCCGATGTGAAGACCTTCCTGGACGAAATACCCACCATACCGAAGTCAGCGTTCGAGGACCTGGAGATACTGGAGTCGGAGCCGCCTCTGCAGCTGGGTCCCAAGTCCGATAAGCTACTGATGCCTCTGTTCCAGCAGCCAGGAGGGCTGCCCAAGTTCCTCGACGCCGTCAGGGAGAAGCAGGTGTCGCTGGAGAACGCCGCCGTGTCCGACAACATCAACCAGACGATATCCGGATCGGTGCGCGTCCGGAATCTCGACTTTCACAAGTCGGTGCACATAAGATACTCGCTGGACGGGTGGAGGAGCTATGCCGATTTGCAGGCCAACTACGTGGAGAACTCCTGCGATGGCTTCTCCGACATCTTCACCTTTGTGCTGTTCGGGAACTCGCTGCACGTGGGCCAGAGGCTGGAGTTCGCCGTGCGATTTCAGTGCAAGGGCCAGCAATTCTGGGACAACAACTACGGGGCCAACTACTGCTTCCAGTGTCTGCCCAGCTCGACACATACCACCGGCAGCTCGACGGCATCGCCTCCGTCCGTGGCGACTGGCCCCGTAACCTCTGGCCACAGTGCCAGTCTGGTCGGAATGCTAAGCCCCACGGCGGGCGATGCCTGGTGCAGCTCCTTCTACTAA